A genomic segment from Ptychodera flava strain L36383 chromosome 19, AS_Pfla_20210202, whole genome shotgun sequence encodes:
- the LOC139118346 gene encoding LIM and senescent cell antigen-like-containing domain protein 1 isoform X2, giving the protein MAVPHAMCTRCSDGFSVEEKMINCNGELWHEGCFVCAQCFRPFPDGMFFEFEGRKYCEHDFHVLFAPCCGRCGEFVIGRVIRAMNMSWHPDCFMCQICATILSDTGFVKSRNRALCRPCHMRERAETSGKYVCYRCHTIIIEGHLKFQMETYHPYHFNCKNCGEELTADAREVRGELYCLRCHDKMGIPICGACRRPIEERVVHALGKTWHVEHFVCAKCEKPFLGHKHYERKGLAYCETHYNQLFGNICFVCNKVVTGGEAITTMNKAWCPDHFYCCGCDAKLTLKSKFVEVDMKPVCKRCYEKYPPDLKKRLKKWTEEKVKQIKIPIVLPTLPKF; this is encoded by the exons GTGTGCACAGTGTTTTAGACCATTTCCAGATGGCATGTTCTTTGAG TTTGAAGGTCGCAAGTATTGTGAGCATGACTTCCATGTCTTATTTGCTCCATGCTGTGGGCGCTGTG GTGAATTTGTAATTGGTCGTGTAATTCGTGCAATGAATATGAGTTGGCATCCAGACTGTTTCATGTGTCAGATATGTGCCACTATTCTCTCCGATACTGGATTTGTCAAGAGTAGAAACAG AGCTCTGTGTAGGCCATGTCACATGAGAGAAAGAGCTGAAA CTTCTGGAAAATATGTATGCTACCGTTGCCA TACAATCATTATTGAAGGTCATCTGAAGTTTCAAATGGAAACCTATCACCCGTACCATTTCAATTGTAAGAATTGTGG GGAAGAATTAACTGCTGATGCCAGGGAAGTTAGAGGAGAACTATATTGTTTACGTTGCCATGACAAAATGGGCATTCCTATTTGTGGTGCATGTCGTCGTCCAATTGAGGAACGTGTTGTCCATGCTCTTGGCAAGACCTGGCATGTTGAG CATTTTGTCTGTGCCAAATGTGAGAAGCCTTTCCTTGGTCACAAACATTATGAAAGGAAAGGATTGGCTTACTGTGAGACCCACTACAACCAG TTATTTGGTAACATCTGCTTTGTCTGCAACAAGGTGGTGACTGGTGGAGAAG cGATAACTACAATGAATAAAGCCTGGTGTCCAGATCATTTCTACTGCTGTGGATGTGATGCTAAACTAACTCTCAA GAGTAAATTTGTTGAAGTTGACATGAAACCAGTCTGTAAAAGATGCTATGAGAAATACCCACCTGATTTGAAGAAACGTTTGAAGAAATGGACTGAAGAAAAAGTGAAACAGATCAAAATTCCTATTGTTCTTCCAACTCTCCCAAAATTCTAG